From a region of the Molothrus ater isolate BHLD 08-10-18 breed brown headed cowbird chromosome 15, BPBGC_Mater_1.1, whole genome shotgun sequence genome:
- the PPP2R2B gene encoding LOW QUALITY PROTEIN: serine/threonine-protein phosphatase 2A 55 kDa regulatory subunit B beta isoform (The sequence of the model RefSeq protein was modified relative to this genomic sequence to represent the inferred CDS: inserted 2 bases in 2 codons), translating to MEEDAETRKISSSFLRDHSYATEADIISTVEFNHTGELLATGDKGGRVVIFQREQESKNQPHRRGEYNVYSTFQSHEPEFDYLKSLEIEEKINKIRWLPQQNAAYFLLSTNDKTVKLWKVSERDKRPEGYNLKDEDGRLRDPSMITVLRVPVLRPMDLMVEATPRRVFANAHTYHINSISVNSDYETYMSADDLRINLWNFEITNQSFNIVDIKPANMEELTEVITAAEFHPHHCNTFVYSSSKGTIRLCDMRTAALCDRHAKFFEEPEDPSNRSFFXEIISSISDVKFSHSGRYIMTRDYLTVKVWDLNMENRPIETYQVHDYLRSKLCSLYENDCIFDKFECVWNGSDSVIMTGSYNNFFRMFDRNTKRDVTLEASRENSKPRAILKPXKVCVGGKRRKDEISVDSLDFSKKILHTAWHPSENIIAVAATNNLYIFQDKVN from the exons CTGACATCATCTCCACAGTTGAGTTCAACCacactggagagctgctggccaCAGGGGACAAGGGGGGCCGGGTTGTGATATTTCAGCGTGAGCAGGAG agcaagAACCAGCCCCACCGCAGGGGAGAGTACAATGTCTACAGCACCTTCCAGAGCCACGAGCCCGAGTTCGATTACCTGAAGAGCCTGGAAATTGAGGAGAAGATCAACAAGATCCGATGGCTGCCGCAGCAGAACGCGGCGTACTTCCTGCTCTCCACCAACG atAAGACTGTGAAGCTATGGAAGGTCAGCGAGCGGGACAAGAGACCGGAGGGATACAACCTCAAGGACGAGGATGGCCGACTGCGAGACCCCTCCATGATCACCGTGCTGCGG GTGCCCGTGCTGCGGCCCATGGACCTGATGGTGGAGGCCACTCCCCGGAGGGTGTTTGCCAACGCACACACCTACCACATCAACTCCATCTCCGTCAACAGTGACTACGAGACCTACATGTCAGCGGATGACCTGAGGATAAACCTGTGGAACTTTGAAATCACAAATCAAAGTTTTA ACATCGTGGACATCAAGCCAGCCAACATGGAGGAGCTGACGGAGGTGATCACGGCGGCCGAGTTCCACCCGCACCACTGCAACACCTTCGtgtacagcagcagcaagggcacCATCCGCCTGTGCGACATGCGCACCGCGGCGCTCTGCGACCGCCACGCCAAGT TTTTTGAAGAGCCTGAGGACCCAAGTAACCGGTCATTTT CTGAGATCATCTCCTCCATCTCTGATGTCAAATTCAGCCACAGTGGAAGGTACATCATGACCCGGGACTACCTCACTGTCAAGGTGTGGGACCTGAACATGGAGAACCGACCCATTGAGACCTACCAG GTCCACGACTACCTGCGGAGCAAGCTGTGCTCGCTCTACGAGAACGACTGCATCTTCGACAAGTTTGAGTGTGTCTGGAACGGGTCTGACAG TGTCATCATGACCGGCTCCTACAACAACTTCTTCCGCATGTTCGACCGCAACACCAAGCGTGACGTGACGCTGGAGGCGTCGCGGGAGAACAGCAAACCCCGTGCCATCCTCAAAC GCAAGGTCTGCGTGGGTGGAAAGCGCAGGAAAGACGAGATCAGTGTGGACAGTCTGGACTTTAGCAAAAAGATCCTGCACACAGCTTGGCACCCCTCCGAGAACATCATCGCTGTGGCAGCCACGAACAACCTGTACATATTCCAGGACAAGGTTAACTAG